A window of the Callospermophilus lateralis isolate mCalLat2 chromosome 7, mCalLat2.hap1, whole genome shotgun sequence genome harbors these coding sequences:
- the LOC143404994 gene encoding protein-arginine deiminase type-4, with translation MAQGTVIHVAPEQPTHAVCVLGTATQLDVCGSAPGDCTSFSVSASPGVVVDVARGPPTKKNRTGSSKWPLDPELEVTLRVRAASAVTGDQKVRISYYGPKTPPVQALLYLTGVEISLQADITRTGKAKQPGKAKPSRAAKNQRTWTWGPRGQGAILLVNCDRDNPSSSGMDCEDEEVLDSKDLQDMSLVTLITKTPKDFSSKHQLVLHVAKSEMDKVRVFQATGCKLPSRFKVVLGPGQPCHLVELPGGQHSSDFYLEGLTFPDASFPGLISLGVSLLDVSNPELPEALVFQDSVAFRVAPWIMTPNTQPPQEVYVSRIFDNEDFLEAVAALAKKAKCKLTVCPEEENMDDQWMQDEMEIGYTQAPHQTLPVVFDSPRDRGLKDFPIQRVMGPNFGYVTRGPQTEEITGLDSFGNLEVSPPVTVGEKQYPLGRILIGNSGYPSGDSREVHQTLQDFLGAQRVQAPVTLYSDWLSVGHIDEFLSFVPAPDRKGFRLLLASPRSCYRLFQEKQEEGHGELLLFQGVKKKKQQKIKDILSNKKLREHNAFVESCIDWNREVLKRELGLAEGDIVDMPQLFRLVKNSRGTPKAEAFFPNMVNMLVLGKHLGIPKPFGPLINGRCCLEEQVRALLEPLGLHCTFIDDFYTYHVRHGEVHCGTNVRRKPFSFKWWHMVP, from the exons ATGGCGCAGGGGACAGTGATCCATGTGGCCCCCGAGCAGCCCACCCACGCGGTGTGCGTGCTGGGCACCGCGACCCAGCTGGACGTCTGCGG CTCTGCCCCAGGGGACTGCACCTCTTTCAGCGTCAGCGCCTCCCCAGGAGTGGTGGTGGACGTTGCCCGTGGCCCGCCGACCAAGAAGAACCGCACGGGTTCCTCCAAGTGGCCCCTGGACCCAGAGCTGGAGGTCACCCTGAGGGTGAGAGCGGCCAGTGCTGTCACAGGTGACCAGAAG GTTCGGATTTCATACTATGGCCCTAAGACGCCACCTGTCCAGGCCCTGCTGTACCTCACCGGGGTGG AAATCTCCCTGCAGGCAGACATCACCCGCACGGGCAAGGCCAAGCAGCCGGGCAAGGCCAAGCCGAGCAGAGCCGCGAAAAACCAG AGGACCTGGACCTGGGGCCCCCGTGGACAAGGGGCCATCCTGCTGGTGAACTGTGACAGGGACAACCCCAGCTCTTCAGGCATGGACTGCGAGGACGAGGAGGTGCTTGACAGCAAAG ACCTGCAGGACATGTCCCTGGTGACCCTGATCACCAAGACCCCCAAGGACTTCTCCAGCAAGCACCAGCTGGTGCTGCACGTGGCCAAATCCGAGATGGACAAAGTGCGGGTGTTTCAGGCCACGG GGTGCAAGCTGCCTTCCAGGTTCAAGGTGGTGCTGGGGCCGGGGCAGCCCTGTCACCTGGTGGAGCTCCCGGGCGGCCAGCACAGCAGCGACTTCTACCTGGAGGGCCTCACCTTCCCGGACGCCAGCTTCCCGGGGCTCATCTCCCTCGGCGTCTCGCTGCTGGACGTGTCCAACCCG GAGCTCCCCGAGGCCCTGGTTTTCCAAGACAGTGTGGCCTTCCGCGTGGCCCCCTGGATCATGACCCCCAACACCCAGCCCCCCCAGGAGGTGTACGTGAGCAG GATCTTTGACAACGAAGACTTCCTGGAGGCAGTGGCTGCCCTGGCCAAGAAAGCCAAGTGCAAACTGACCGTCTGTCCCGAGGAAGAGAACATGGATGACCAGTGGATGCAG GATGAAATGGAGATCGGCTACACCCAGGCCCCGCACCAGACGCTGCCCGTGGTCTTCGACTCCCCGAGGGACAGAGGCCTGAAGGACTTCCCCATCCAACGCGTCATG GGTCCAAACTTTGGCTACGTGACCCGCGGGCCCCAAACGGAGGAGATCACTGGGCTGGACTCCTTTGGGAATCTGGAAGTGAGCCCCCCGGTCACCGTCGGGGAGAAGCAGTACCCGCTGGGCAGGATTCTCATCGGGAACAGCGGCTACCCCAG CGGCGACAGCCGGGAGGTGCACCAGACCCTGCAGGACTTCCTGGGCGCCCAGCGGGTGCAGGCTCCCGTGACACTCTACTCCGACTGGCTGTCCGTGGGGCACATCGACGAGTTCCTGAGCTTCGTCCCAGCACCCGACAGGAAG GGCTTCCGGCTGCTGCTGGCCAGCCCCAGGTCCTGCTACCGGCTGTTCCAGGAGAAGCAGGAGGAGGGCCACGGGGAGCTGCTGCTGTTCCAAGGGGTCAAGA AAAAAAAGCAGCAGAAGATAAAGGACATTCTGTCCAACAAGAAGTTGAGAGAACACAACGCCTTCGTGGAG AGCTGCATCGACTGGAACCGCGAGGTGCTGAAGCGGGAGCTGGGGCTGGCCGAGGGGGACATCGTGGACATGCCGCAGCTCTTCAGGCTTGTGAAGAACTCCAGAGGGACCCCCAAGGCTGAAGCCTTCTTCCCAAACATG GTGAACATGCTGGTGCTGGGGAAGCACCTGGGCATCCCCAAGCCCTTCGGGCCCCTCATCAACGGCCGCTGCTGCCTGGAGGAGCAGGTGCGCGCCCTGCTGGAGCCGCTGGGGCTGCACTGCACCTTCATCGACGACTTCTACACCTACCACGTGCGCCATGGCGAGGTCCACTGCGGCACCAACGTGCGCCGGAAGCCCTTCTCCTTCAAGTGGTGGCACATGGTGCCCTGA